The genomic window TGAGTTTgcaagtctgtgtgtctctgaaTTTGATGGTTTATGTGGCAATAAACTTTTGTCTAAGACTTTTGAAAACACTTGCTCACAGAGAATGTGAACATGCCCACCGGCAACTTTTTCAGAGGACAAAAGTGGACTCCTAATTAAGTCTCATTGACTGTGACTGTCCCAAGATAAACTGGTTGATTTGGAACCACCCTCTGGAGACCTCTAGGCAGAGGATGGATTTTAGTGACTGAGGCTGCCTCCAAAAGAAGATTTTTAGCTCAGACTACTGGGAGAATGGATTCTTGTTGGAAGAGCCACCACCTTGTACTAGTCCTAACAGGAGTGTTCATCTGGGCTTCTTTTCCctgtttcctttttgcctttctctttatggaaatcctgaaaatccaGTAGGTAAAGAAGATGGAGTTGGAGGTAGAATTTTTGAAAAAGCTTGATGGTGCTAAGGCATCATTAATGGCTGCCACGGAGTAGAAGCACATTTATCCAAGACGTCTTTGAGTTCCTGACTGTCTTTCAATTCTTTGTTCTGTTATGAGTGCTGGGCAAAGACCTGAGACTTGAAAGTGTGAGAAAAGACATTCCCAGTACAAGTGACTGCTTAAACATTTACAtaatgtatgtacacatacacatagcccTATCCatttacacatgcacatatacagtAAATAGAGAGAATGTGTGAGAGCCACCAATTTTGTCCTAAGAAAGAAGCTCACATTCAGGGTATAATGAGTTAATTTAATGTTTCAAAGCAGTGCCTCCTGcactctcccattcattttctgcTGCTGCGACAGCAGTAGCCAAAAATAAGCACATAAGATTAAGAACCATGattttgtcttttgcttcttgaGTTTCTTTTGTTACTGCCCTACTGATGACAATCCTCTCCATACTTACTTATATTGGCTTATCTTAAACACTAGGCATGTGTTCCTAGAATCATGATCAATGTCATTCCAGCATGGTAGAAGGTAGGGTATGGACTAAGAGTCACCCACATGATATGATTAGTCTTTGGGGTATAAATTATGAGAAGGCCACTAAACGCATGCCTAAGACTTATCTGTCTACTGTGTGGGGGTGtatgagggagagacagagataggctaaatgagagagattgagtgaGACAGAGATACTGAGTGAAAGtggggcaagagagagagagagagagagagagagagaggaaaagatagagagagagagagagaacatggatTCAGGTGGGAAAGGTATAACCATATTttggtaggtggtgcagtggatagagcagtgcctggagtcagaggacctgaattcaaatctagcctcagacacttactagctgtgtgaccctgggcaagtcacttaaccctgtttgcctcatctgtaaaatgagctggacaaggaaatggcaaacctctccagtatctttgccaagaaaatcccagatggggtcacaatacatggctgaaatgactgaacaacagccatAATATTTTCCTGCAAGTTTTAGAATAGTGAATCATACTTAACTTGTTACTTTTCCCCCCTTAATCCACAGTAAATGACTAGAGTTGGGGCtgattaaatattcatttctatttattggagtactttttaaaaaatttttcattcAAACAATAACcataaaaaatgcaaatatttaagcATCCATAGCAGATATGGAGTGAAATCTCCTATAAGCTCATAACATATAATATGGTAGAAGCAGAGAATTAACAGATGACAAATGAATATTGTGTCTCCAAGACTACCAGAAGTTTCAcaatattttgctttattttcttcttttatgtatAGCTACAGCAGATGTTGTAGCCTGGCTGATCCTATTTTTTGTTGACTTTTAAAAGCAATACGGTAAGAAGTACGTATCAATTGACCATTGAGACAGAGATTTCCCAAACAAACTTGCTGCCCACAGATACATGTCCCAGAGTGCTCATAGATTCTACATTCCTAGGATCTCATCTCTGAACTTCACAATTCTTTTACTTCTTACATTCCTCTTGGACAAACTCTAGGAGAAGCAAACACTCCACATTGTCTCTATTTTAACAAAGTTGATTCTCAGCTAGTCTCTTCACAGCCCTTAGAAGACGTTTCCTTACATATGtctcttttttaacttttaatccTTCCAAATAATGAGTGAGGGCATTACGCTTAGACTTCTTGTGAAATTCCTGAAAACAACCATAATAGTAGTGGATCTCTTGCTTTCTCACACTCTCAAGCTGCTCCATACTCAATAATCTCTGAAAGTTTTCTTCTGCATTTATGTAGTCACCAGCTTCTGCATACATTTTGGCCAAATCGATATAAGCCAACACAAACCCAGGCTTGTACTCGATTGCCTTTTTAAAGTAGTGCAAGGCTAATTCAATTGTTGTGTCAAGGTGTTGTCTTCTTTCAGGATGGTTTGTTGGAGTTCTCTTTATCTGAAGCATTTGATCCCTAAAACAAACTCCCATCTGGTAATGCAGGTTAGCAGATGATGGCATTTTCTGCAAGGCGAGTTTTAAGAAATGGAAAGCTTTTTCCAGGGAGCCTTGAATTCGGTAAAATTTGGCTACGTAGTGAAAAACATAGGGTTGTGATGACCTGGCTCTTAGAGCCTCTTTAATGTACCTTTCTGCTTCCTTTGGATTTTGGTCCTGAAGTTCCAGTGCAAGAAGAGCCTTAATATAAGCATCTTCTGGATTAAATCTGACTGCCCGTCTTAGGGCTTTTAGAGGAAGACTACGAGTATCTCCTCGGAAAGATTCATCCAGACGGTACACCGCGATGGCAAATCCAGTGTTAAATTCCGGATTGTATGGCTGAAGTTGCAGGGCCTTTTGGAAACAGACTTTGGCCCTTTCATAATACAGTCCCCCAAACTTGAGCAGAGCCCACCCTTCCTCGCAGTCAATTTCTGGAAGTTCCACTCTATAGCGAAAGAAACTTGAAAGCTTGTTACAACTTGCCTCCACCTTGTCCAGGTAAGTCTGAGCATCAGGGAGTCTGCCCATGTGATAATAGATCCAAGCGTAGTTTCCCCAGACCACAAGGCTTTTTACTTCTGCTTGTTCAGCATGGTCCCGTTGGATTAATCCTTCAGCTTTTCTCAAGCTTTCCAAggcttcctcattttctcttttcaggtGCTTTACATAGGCCAATGTGCTATGTATTCCCACATTGAATTTTGTGCTCAGGAATGTAATCTCCTGCAAAATTCTGTTCTCTAAATCAGGGAAGTCAAGGTCTGTTCTTGGTAAATTCCATGTAAAATGACATCGCAACTGGATCAGGGCATCCCTGATGGGATTTCCCTCAGACATCTCACTGTAGATACAAAGAACATTACATTGGTACATGAGAATAGATAAAATTATCACCTCAAACTGTGTAACTTATTATACTTAATTCTACTTTCTTTCAGTTCCTTTCCTGCCCTATATTTCTAAGCCATGGCTGAATAATAGTGGTTACCTGCTATCTCTTATTTTAGGGACAGGGGTTCATAGGTCTTTTTATATCATGGTCtgctttgtcagtctggtgaaacctatgaccTCTTCTCACAATAATAATCTTATAGATATAGAGGATTTAGAtatagaggattacaaaggaaaccagttctaTTGATatgcagttatcaaaaaaaatttttaaacaattcaTGAAAGCAAGTTAAGAACCTTTGTTCTAGAGGACTCAGTACAGGTGTATTGCTGTACCATATCACTTAGAGTTTTAtgtaggggaaagaggaaagaaggagttCTAAGAGCCTCCCTTTCTCACCTGCAGGAGCTTATATCTCCCCCTCCTCTGTGTGCGAATCACTATGGGGGGGGTGTGTCAAAATTAAAATTACACTTAAGCTTTATGAACGATTTTCTTGCAccagaaagggaataagcatttaaacaacacccaccatgtgccaggtactatgttaagtgcttcacaaatatctcatttgatccctacaaccctgtgagatagatgctgttattatccccattttacaacttgaactgaggcaaacagggttaaatgacttgcccagggttacacagctattaagtgtctaaggccagatttaaactcaagtcttcctgattccctgcCCAGTATTTTACCTACTACCTAACTGCTTCTAGAAAACCCACCAGGGTGGGAGAAGGCATGAAGACATCCTTTTCATCAATCACTATTCCCCTTTGAATGAGAgtcagatcaggatgactagagatggccccagatgcagtgggtgacgttggccttttcaagctaaagtctttcccaggcaCGGTATAAGCCAAGGCAAGACATGCTTTGTCTCAGGCTAGACATGTCCATGACAGCACCACAATGAATCCCTTACTTGGCAGGTACATAGTGgtagggggtggaggtgggatggGGTTCCTGAGGAAGGAAAAGCTTTCTTTGTGTCTGCATAATCACAGTCTCTCCATGTCAGGGCAGTTACCCTGAGAGGCTGAAAGCTATATCACCTCATCcagactgaaatgaatgaaaagcctgagaagcagagtttctgggtaattaataatcaatttattaattaggttggcacataattaataaattgaggTCATCGATTCTCTCAGAAACCAAAGACCCCACATGGAAACTGCTGAATATTAACATACCCTTGGAAAAGTAGGTGTCCCTGAGGTTTAAAATGGTttttgattggttaacaattgatgagaaaatgaatattataataagaaGTGGACTTTCTTTGATGaaacactgagagagagagagcgggGTTTAACTTAACTTTAATTATGTCAGCACATTTGGACAAAGAGATTCATCTTCACCCAGGCCACATAAccaaagccccttccagctctgacattttatgaacTCCTTTTATAATATAAAGTATAAGTCCTTATAATATGGGGTTATTCAGAGCAGGGGAAAATagtgaataaattaatgaattgta from Notamacropus eugenii isolate mMacEug1 chromosome 1, mMacEug1.pri_v2, whole genome shotgun sequence includes these protein-coding regions:
- the LOC140524531 gene encoding interferon-induced protein with tetratricopeptide repeats 1B-like; translation: MDPHSAMSEMSEGNPIRDALIQLRCHFTWNLPRTDLDFPDLENRILQEITFLSTKFNVGIHSTLAYVKHLKRENEEALESLRKAEGLIQRDHAEQAEVKSLVVWGNYAWIYYHMGRLPDAQTYLDKVEASCNKLSSFFRYRVELPEIDCEEGWALLKFGGLYYERAKVCFQKALQLQPYNPEFNTGFAIAVYRLDESFRGDTRSLPLKALRRAVRFNPEDAYIKALLALELQDQNPKEAERYIKEALRARSSQPYVFHYVAKFYRIQGSLEKAFHFLKLALQKMPSSANLHYQMGVCFRDQMLQIKRTPTNHPERRQHLDTTIELALHYFKKAIEYKPGFVLAYIDLAKMYAEAGDYINAEENFQRLLSMEQLESVRKQEIHYYYGCFQEFHKKSKRNALTHYLEGLKVKKETYVRKRLLRAVKRLAENQLC